The genome window atattttgatttgtttaacacttttttggttactacatgattccatgtgttatttcatagttttgatgtcttcactattattctacaatgtagaaaatagtaaaaataaagaaaaacccttgaatgagtaggtgtgtccaaacttttgactggtactgtatatattatgtttcttgtacagtctagagtctactactaactatatattatgtttcttgtacagtctagagtctactactaactatagatcatgtttcttgtacagtctagagtctactactaactatagatcatgtttcttgtacagcctaaggtctactactaactatatatcatgtttcttgtacagcctagagtctactactaactatagatcatgtttcttgtacagtctagagtctactactaactatagatcatgtttcttgtacagcctagagtctactactaactatatattatgtttcttgtacagcaGGGGTGTCTGCAGGTGTTATTTTTTTCCTTTCAAATAAGACCTAGACAATCAGGTGGGGGGAGGACAAGGGTGGAgggaaaacccgcagacactcggccatccgtggaatgagtttgacacgcggtctagagtctactactaactgtGTCATCAGCCATAATCCTGTCATTCACGTCAGCAATGCCATTTTCTCAAGCTGAGCACCATTTATCCCGGACACACAGCCAAACCAGATGGGAATGGAAAATCCCGTAAAGACTCCTTAAATCACTGCAGTGGACGTGGATGTATGCATTTCAAGATGTTGACATGCTGTAACACCCTGTTTTCTCAACAGCAGGAACCCCATGGAGGTGTTTGACGTCCGTTTGAACTGGGATGTTATATAGACATCacatagcagcagctactcttcctgaggtccacacaaaacatgaaacatgacataatacagaacattaatagacaagaacagctcaaggacagaactacatcaatttaCAAAAGGCAGACGTGGCCTATATATAAGTAGATTCACACAAACTATCTGGGTCAAATAGgggaggcgttgtgccgtgaggtgttgctttatctgcatgcagagtcttgGTCTGTTTAGGACCAAACCAACATCTTGGGTAATGGATGCTTTTCATTTGGAGTCTTATGAGAAGCAGTCACTCAAACAGAAAGCATAGACTATGTATCTAGCCAATGTCacagacaggtaggtagagacAGGATACTTTCCTGACCACATGACCTGATGAATAAACACTGGCTCTTAGTTTAACTCAGGGCTCTAGTTAAAAGCTGTTTGAGGTTTTTCCTGGACATGTCACGCGGTCAGGAATAGCCCTGGCTCTATTCATGGGGCAGTGCAAGGGAGAGGATATGAGACCCCATTTACACTTGGTAATAACATGCGTCTTGTATTATCTGGTTGCAATCATCTGATCACATGTCAGAGCATTTACACATGGTATTGATTCATGGACTGAGTGTGGTTGGCCCACCTTGTATCTCTTCTTGCAGCCAGGCACAGGGCAGGCGAagggtttctcctctcctccgttcaTACACATGGAGCTGAGGATAGACTCTGAGCTGATGGCACTCTCTGTGGTCCAGGACTCACCACTGTCTGACTCCTCATAGTCCGCCTCCTCTTCATCATACTCACTGCCTGGAGGGGagaaacacatacagacacgggTACGTGCACAACACCCATCAGAATACGATTTGTCATAAAACGTGCCTACTGCCGTCCATAAACAATTAGAGTAATACTCCTATTTCAGCAGCTCCAGTACTCTGCTCTGATTCAAGCACAGTTAATGACtaaggctgagtcccaaatggtaccttattccctatatagtgcactagttttgaccagggcccatagtgcactataatagactgccatttgggacgtatcctATGACTGGCATGGGCATCCTAGCCTCAAGGGTTTTGGACTGGCTGATGTGCCGAGACAGATTCAGACTCAACCGTCCACATGTGTTCTGGCTGTAGGGTTCCCACAGGGTTCTACTGTTGCCTTGTTACTGAGCCCAAGTTTGTGGAGAAACTGGAAAAAATGCTGTTTTGTGGGAAAGAATTTAGCCCGTTTCACAAGGTCCCAGGGTTAAGGCAATGCAAAATAAGATTTGGCTCCACAACCACAAGAACCAAAGAGACAAGGAGCAGCAACTAGGAGAGAAAAACCCAGCATATCTCACTAAGTGGCAACATGGGAAAGACACAAACAAAGAACACAAGTAAGCAAATACCATGGCAACTTAAAATGATGAGATTCTGATTAAATAAGCCCTGTACCTTCCCTGTGTATGACTATACCAACTGACTGAGAGAGTCAACCCTCTATGCTTCTCTAAGGACCCTACTGTGAGACATTACAGCACCCATCTTCCCTGAATTACCTCCATGTCCTCTCCTGAAACTTAAGAGGCATTTCCTGATCCAAACCAAAATATGGGACAATGAAGTGACATAATCCATATTACAAACTACTGACGCCTGCCTCCTAGATGACGGTGCTGTCCTCTGTTGTCACGGTAACCTACCTGTAGGAGTGCTGCTacggaaggaggaggagggtgtgatGGGAGGAGTGACAGGCGGGGTGAGGTTCCCACTGCTGCGTCTGGGAGGAGTGGAGACGTTACTGCTACGAGGCAGACTGCCCGTCAGAGACTGAGACAGCTTGAGGGTCACCTTCCTCTTCAGCCTCTCAGGCTGCTCCCGACGCGCTGCCTCTGTCATAAACCTGGGCAAGGgaggggccagagagagagggatgaggacacACAACCACACATCCTATATGACCGACTCGGTTTGCACGCCACAAGGCTGtgctagcctgctgagctaaagcctagctATTAGCTCAGGGAGTTAACATAAGTCAGATCTTAGGCAAGATTAGTCTCATCACGCCAGCGTGGTTGTTCACAGAACCTCCTCCGTTACAAACTTATATCGCTGAAGTCACTGTACAACATATGCTCTGAGTCTATCATTCATTGACACCACTCCCATGTTTAACAGAAGGCCTATATCTCTGACCAAACTTCATGTTTAACAGAAGGCCTATATCTCTGACCAAACTTCATGTTTAACAGAAGGCCTATATCTCTGACCAAACTACATGTTTAATAGAAGGCCTATATCTCTGACCAAACATGGTTACATTGTAAAGTATTCTGTAAACGTAAGTCATAAAAATGAAATGTTCACACAGACACTGTTAAAGCAGAAGTGAAATGAACAGATGAAAGCTGAAACCACATCAAGATGTGTGTCtaaagacagggagacagacagcggTAGCTGGCCCCTCTATTATACAGTTACACTGCTGCCTCAGAGTGCCTCAGCCCTTTTAAACCTCTTTGATATGGTGATTGAATGGAGAACTGGGATGAGATTGAAATGTCATCTTGGTCTAGTAATGTAGGACCCAGGGCTATATAACATCCTATTACCCAACGCTAACACAATTAAATGGACTTATCCACCAGATGAGGCTGACTGCTGCTAGATGGAAGTTGCTAGTGGAActaagagagacacacacagggaccaGATTCCCTCGGAAGCTGAAGTGCATGGCCCTATGAAACCGACGTCAGTTCGCTGCTAAAAGCTTTtcttcctccactgtccctgtccccttACTGGGCTCCAACCAGAGGTATTCTGATCGCAAACGCACGTGGCCGCCCTTCTTGACAACGTACCAACCAGTTGTGCCATAGAAAAGGATCCTATTGGATAGCACCATTGGTGACATTTCAGACTAGCTGTTGAGTGAGCTGAAGGCATGTTCTTACCTCCGTCAGGCCTCTACTGTTGCATGGACTTAGACCTCAAACCTCCACACGGTCATACTGACATAAGTAACTGTTTCCTCTACTATTTACTCATGACATTTGGTCATTCATGCCTTTTCTGGACAGAGTTAGGACAGTTTACACTGAACCATAAGAATACCATTAGGGATTTCATAACCATGATCCTTTGAGACATGGTTCAAGGTCTGATtggtatatacactgaacaaatagTATTCttcaggagtatttctgtctataataaagcccttttgtggggagaaactcattctgattggctgggcatgGGTCCCCAttaggtgggcctggctcccaagtgggtgggcctacccatggctgtgcccctgcccagtcacgtgaaatccatagattagggcctaatttatttatttaaatggactgattttctttaatgaactataactcagcaaaatctttgaaattgttgtattcatatttttgttaagtataggttagggttaggctagTAGCCTGCTCACCTATAGATTAGGGTTAGGCTAGTAGCCTGCTCACCTGTTGATGTAGCTGAGGGCAACATATGTGggctgctgctgctcctgctTCTCCAACTGACGAGGATCTGTGTCTgacgagagacagaggggagagagaggtggagggagagagaggtggagggagagagaggtggagggagagcgaggtggagggagagcgaggtggagggagagcgaggtggagggagagcgaggtggagggagagcgaggtggagggagagcgaggtggagggagagcgaggtggagggagagagttggagggagagagttggagatagagagaggttagCCTAATCATATAACAGcagacatgacacacacacagccacaaagGTGCCACTACACAGTCTTCATAACAATTGCATGTGGTCAAGAGGGGCAGGAGTGGTTGTGTGTGCGGACTGGGTGTGTGTCACTCTCACCAAAccaacagtagctagctagtgtgATGATGTTTAACAAATGATGTCATGGGCGCTGTCTAGACTAGTCGTCGTCCTCAAGCTAAGCTCCGCTGGAGATCGTCCACAAACCACCTCGTATCCAAACCCCTCTCTCACATCTCATCAACAAACTACGTAGATAAATTAGCTTTTTATTAAAAACTCACAACAAAGAAGGCTGGGTCTAATCTAGGCTATACAACGTATTTAATGAAGTCTTCCATGGCACTGGCTTTCTCATAAGTCTTCTGATCTGATTCAACTACGCAGCCTCTTCCTTACTGCAGCCACCATATTGCCCGTAGTACCAGACACTCCACACACACTGTGCTTTCCCATGCTGTGCTCCAGACGTTTGGCTCGGCTCGGCAGTGCTGCCAAACAATGGACAACctccctccatcgctctctctctcccaccctccatctctccctctctccctccacaccctGAGGTGAACCAGGCCCAACTTCAAACAGCCTCCCCACTGCCATGCCATGTGGGAGTGGGGAGATGCCCCATAAAACCACCCCGTGTCTGCCACTCACCAgctgtgcctgcctgcctacctagtGCCTGCCTTGCCTCTGCCTGGTCTGGGCTATGGGAAAGTGCTGCCCCCCCGTGGCCAAGAAGAGAAACACTGGCAGCATGTGGCCCCAAGGGTCAAAGGTTATataccaaatggcactctattcagtatatcgtgcactacttttgaccaggacccatagggctcagcctataggccatttggaacacagccaaGCAACCACAGCCTTTACGGGAAGGGTTCTTCAGAACTACAGGAGTGTGtgggcaggcttttgttccagccctgcacTAAACAACCTGATTCAGAGTGTATCAATATAATGACACTGCGTATGGTGTTCGCCTCGCTGGCATATCTAATCAATAGATAACGCTAAGTGCAGTCTGAGGGTCTTTAGATCACATAGTCAAGCCTTTTCCATGTTCAAGTAAACGAGCAAAGCAAGTAGCAACGTGTTATGTGTGTATCAAAACACACCCTGGTATCCGCCTGAAGTCACACTGACTTATTCTTATAAAGCAGAAGCACTCCGTGAATGTCTTCAAAGCTCTCCCACTGAGGTGTTGCCCCAGATTTACACTAGATCTGACCTGTGACCCCTCATAAAAACCACTTCTGCAGCTTTTCCTGAGAGCGTTCACTTTGGGTGGGTCCAACATAGAGATCTTATTCAATGAAGTGTTCTTTATGTAATTCTACGGGGCCAAATGTTGTCCATGGACAACACTAGCTAGGTACGTGTTATCTGCACCAAAACACACCCTAGTACCTTCGCCCCATCTTCCCATCTGAGGTCCTGCGGGCTGTGTGTGCAGAATGGTGAAAGTGGACAGTGGGTCTGGTCAGAGGAGTTGGGCTGTGTGTGGATGGACATAGTGGTAAGAGTACAACGCTCTCTCTAACACATGcaaacacgcacgcatgcacacacagtgttcacacacacacacagtgttcacacacaca of Salvelinus alpinus chromosome 4, SLU_Salpinus.1, whole genome shotgun sequence contains these proteins:
- the jazf1b gene encoding juxtaposed with another zinc finger protein 1b codes for the protein MTGIAAASFFSNICRFGGCGLHFDSLAELIVHIEDNHIDTDPRQLEKQEQQQPTYVALSYINRFMTEAARREQPERLKRKVTLKLSQSLTGSLPRSSNVSTPPRRSSGNLTPPVTPPITPSSSFRSSTPTGSEYDEEEADYEESDSGESWTTESAISSESILSSMCMNGGEEKPFACPVPGCKKRYKNVNGIKYHAKNGHRTQIRVRKPFKCRCGKSYKTSQGLRHHTINFHPPVSTHIHKMQQ